The genomic stretch GGATATAGGCGATCGCCTTGATTACCCCCCAAATTTGACACTAGGTTAATAACGCCTCAATTTTGCCGATAACTTCATCAATAATACTTACAGAAGCCTTCTCAATAAAATCGATCCTTCTCGCTTGCCAATCCAAACTCTTAATCTGATCCGCAAGAATCACTCCCTTAGTCTTAGTATCCGTGAGTAGAACCTCAAACTTCCATCCCTTAACTTTAGAAGTAATCGGACAAAGCAGAGCCAAATTTGACCTTTGATTATAGGCGATCGGCGAAATCACAAAAGCAGGACGATGCCCAGATTGTTCATGCCCAGCCTGTGGATCGAAATCTAACCAAACAATATCACCACGATCTGGAATGTATTGCTTTACCATGCCTCATTCCCAACAGAAACACCCGTAGAAGTTTCTGCATGGAGATGCTCGGAAGT from Pseudanabaena sp. Chao 1811 encodes the following:
- the mazF gene encoding endoribonuclease MazF — translated: MVKQYIPDRGDIVWLDFDPQAGHEQSGHRPAFVISPIAYNQRSNLALLCPITSKVKGWKFEVLLTDTKTKGVILADQIKSLDWQARRIDFIEKASVSIIDEVIGKIEALLT